One part of the Ochotona princeps isolate mOchPri1 chromosome 3, mOchPri1.hap1, whole genome shotgun sequence genome encodes these proteins:
- the B3GNT5 gene encoding lactosylceramide 1,3-N-acetyl-beta-D-glucosaminyltransferase — translation MDMRMFISGRRVKKWQFVQLIATCFILSLMLYWEPINNHIVSHMKSYSYRYLINSYDFVNDSLSLKHSSEGPRYPYLINHEEKCQAQDVLLLLFVKTAPENYDRRSAIRRTWGNERYVWSQLHANIKTLFVLGVPNPLKGEELQRKLVWEDEMYRDIIQQDFVDSFYNLTLKLLMQFSWANAFCPHARFLMTADDDIFIHMPNLIEYLRSLEQMGVQDFWAGRVHWGAPPVRDRSSKYYVSYEMYQWPAYPDYTAGAAYIISGDVAAKVYEASQTLNSSLYIDDVFMGLCANKMGITPQNHVFFSGEGKAPYHPCIYDKMITSHGHVEDLQDLWKDATDPKVKSISKGFLGQLYCRLIKIVLLCKLTYVDTYPCRAAFV, via the coding sequence ATTGCAACTTGTTTCATACTGAGCCTCATGCTTTATTGGGAACCGATCAATAACCACATTGTGAGCCACATGAAGTCCTACTCCTATAGATACCTCATCAACAGCTACGACTTTGTGAATGATAGCCTGTCTCTCAAGCACAGCTCTGAGGGGCCCCGGTACCCCTACTTGATTAACCACGAGGAGAAGTGTCAAGCCCAAGATGTCCTCCTCCTGCTGTTCGTAAAGACAGCCCCCGAGAACTACGATCGGCGCTCCGCCATTAGGAGGACGTGGGGCAATGAGAGATATGTCTGGTCTCAGCTTCATGCCAACATCAAAACTCTGTTTGTGTTAGGAGTCCCCAACCCCCTGAAGGGAGAAGAACTGCAGAGAAAACTGGTTTGGGAAGATGAGATGTACAGGGACATAATTCAGCAAGACTTTGTGGACTCTTTTTACAACTTGACTCTTAAATTACTCATGCAGTTCAGTTGGGCAAATGCCTTTTGTCCACATGCCAGGTTCCTGATGACTGCTGATGATGACATATTTATTCACATGCCGAATCTTATTGAATACCTGCGGAGCTTAGAACAAATGGGTGTACAAGATTTCTGGGCGGGTCGTGTTCACTGGGGTGCCCCTCCTGTCAGAGACAGGAGCAGCAAGTACTATGTCTCCTACGAAATGTACCAGTGGCCGGCGTACCCCGACTACACTGCTGGAGCTGCGTACATCATCTCTGGAGATGTGGCCGCCAAAGTCTACGAGGCATCCCAGACACTGAATTCCAGCCTTTACATAGATGATGTGTTCATGGGCCTCTGCGCCAATAAGATGGGAATAACACCACAGAACCATGTGTTTTTCTCTGGCGAAGGCAAGGCTCCTTACCATCCCTGCATCTACGACAAAATGATAACATCTCATGGACACGTGGAAGATCTACAAGACCTCTGGAAGGATGCCACTGATCCAAAAGTCAAATCCATCTCAAAAGGTTTTCTGGGTCAGTTATACTGCAGGTTAATTAAGATAGTTCTCCTCTGCAAACTGACCTATGTGGACACCTATCCCTGTAGGGCTGCATTTGTCTAA